In the Athene noctua chromosome 21, bAthNoc1.hap1.1, whole genome shotgun sequence genome, one interval contains:
- the PALD1 gene encoding paladin → MGTTASAAQQAVSASPLESGAPGDSSMEDQRSLSIHSFQTLGLHNSKAKSIITNKVAPVVITYNCREEFQIHDDLLKANYTVGRISEATLEHYLVQGKYFMVRDVYGKLDVLNTTSSCGVPNFRQAKGGYAVFGMGQPSLNGFKLVLQKLQREGHKECVFFCVREEPVVFLRLEGDFVSYTPRGKENLHENLQRLQRGLRAESLELAIRKEIHNFAQLSEGIYYVYNDIECLRDEPHTVRVQCEEDIQVTEEVYRRPIFLLPSYRYHRLPLPAEGAPLEEQFDAFIRFLRESPSLLLRDPGRPPPALLFGCQTGVGRTNLAMAMGTLVLHHHQGAAQKPDVPHLPKTSPKDRLRVIQTFIEMVPKGQQIVEEVDGAIASCSEMHDMKEAIYEYKKKLEGIGEDYQIQGSSTKEYFLQRTLQSLERYFYLIAFNYYLHEQYPLGFALSFSRWMCRHPELYRLQAEMNSSELTVTGDLVTKGTRVLVADERFCPDVLSTAKEMSVANFRRVPKMPVYGTAQPSSKTLGSVLRYLTDAKRKHARIVWINLREEAVLEGNEQIYTLREPGHLEELIPVPTASPQQLEKLEATLKGDLLKCQKWLEVYLEVEKQMKMFKSCLTTQEIFSQQKNACQGLTYRRIPIPDFCAPKEQDFDRLLEVMKSALAEDSRAAFVFNCSSGRGRTTTAMVIAVLTLWHFNGIPEMSDEEIVSVPDAKYTKGEFEVVMRVVQLLPDGHRMKKEVDMALDTVSETMTPMHYHLREIIICTYRQGRSGKDEKETQTLQLRSLQYLERYIYLILFNAYLHLEKRDSWQRPFSLWMREVAAVAGIYEVLNQLGFPELESLEGKPLCTLRGRWQAQGGTSRPFRGDFV, encoded by the exons ATGGGTACGACGGCCAGCGCGGCGCAGCAGGCAGTCTCGGCATCCCCCCTGGAAAGCGGGGCGCCGGGTGACAGCAGCATGGAGGACCAGCGCTCCCTCAGCATCCACTCCTTCCAGACCCTGGGGCTCCACAACAGCAAGGCCAAGTCCATCATCACCAACAAAGTGGCGCCCGTGGTCATCAC GTACAACTGCAGGGAGGAGTTTCAGATCCACGATGACCTGCTGAAGGCCAACTACACAGTGGGACGCATTTCTGAGGCCACGCTGGAACACTACCTGGTGCAG GGGAAATATTTCATGGTCAGGGATGTATACGGCAAATTAGACGTCTTGAACACTACCAGCAGCTGCGGTGTTCCCAATTTCCGACAAGCCAAAGGAGGTTACGCCGTGTTTGGCATGGGACAACCCAGCCTCAATGGCTTCAAGCTCGTGCTGCAGAAGCTGCAGAGAGAGGGCCACAAG GAGTGTGTCTTCTTCTGTGTCCGTGAGGAGCCTGTGGTCTTCCTGAGGTTGGAGGGGGACTTTGTGTCCTACACCCCCCGGGGCAAGGAGAACCTGCACGAGAACCTCCAGCGCCTgcagcgggggctgcgggcggagAGCCTCGAGCTGGCCATCCGCAAGGAG ATCCACAACTTCGCACAGCTGAGCGAGGGCATCTACTACGTCTACAATGACATCGAGTGCTTGCGGGACGAGCCCCACACCGTGCGGGTGCAGTGCGAGGAGGACATCCAGGTGACGGAGGAGGTCTACCGCAGACCCATCTTCCTCTTGCCCTCCTACAG GTACCACCGCTTGCCCCTGCCCGCCGAGGGAGCCCCTTTGGAGGAGCAGTTCGACGCTTTCATCCGCTTCCTCAGG gagagccccagcctgctgctgcgGGACCCTGGCAGACCCCCCCCGGCACTGCTCTTTGGCTGCCAGACCGGCGTGGGCAGGACCAACCTGGCCATGGCCATGGGCACGCTTGTCCTCCACCACCACCAAGGAGCCGCCCAGAAGCCTGA TGTCCCCCACCTGCCTAAAACATCTCCCAAGGACAGGCTTCGGGTCATCCAGACCTTCATCGAGATGGTCCCCAAAGGCCAGCAGATAGTCGAGGAG GTGGACGGTGCCATCGCCTCCTGCTCGGAGATGCACGACATGAAGGAAGCCATCTACGAGTACAAGAAGAAGTTGGAAGGGATTGGGGAGGACTATCAGATCCAG GGGAGCAGCACCAAAGAATATTTCCTCCAGAGGACTTTGCAGAGCCTTGAACGCTATTTCTACTTGATTGCTTTCAACTACTACCTTCATGagcag TACCCCCTGGGCTTTGCCCTCAGCTTCAGCAGGTGGATGTGCCGGCACCCCGAGCTCTACCGGCTGCAGGCAGAGATGAACTCGTCGGAGCTCACCGTCACCGGGGACCTTGTCACCAAGGGGACACGAGTGCTG GTGGCAGACGAGCGCTTTTGCCCGGACGTGCTGAGCACTGCCAAGGAGATGAGCGTGGCCAACTTCCGACGGGTACCCAAGATGCCCGTCTACGGGACGGCACAGCCCAGCTCCAAG ACCCTGGGGAGCGTCCTGCGGTACCTGACGGACGCCAAGAGGAAGCACGCCCGCATCGTCTGGATCAACCTCCGGGAAGAAGCGGTCCTGGAGGGAAATGAGCAGATCTATACGCTGCGGGAGCCTGGGCACCTGGAGGAGCTGATCCCTGTGCCCACTGCCTCAccccagcagctggag AAACTAGAAGCTACCTTGAAGGGTGATCTGCTGAAGTGCCAGAAGTGGCTGGAGGTGTATCTGGAGGTGGAGAAGCAGATGAAGATGTTCAAGAGCTGCCTGACCACGCAGGAGATATTCAGCCAGCAGAAGAACGCCTGCCAGGGGCTGACCTACCGCCGCATCCCCATCCCCGACTTCTGTGCTCCCAAGGAGCAG GACTTCGACCGGCTGCTGGAGGTGATGAAGAGTGCCCTGGCCGAGGACTCACGTGCAGCCTTCGTGTTCAACTGCTCCAGTGGCCGGGGCAGGACCACCACGGCCATGGTCATTGCTGTCCTCACCCTCTGGCACTTCAAC GGCATCCCCGAGATGAGTGATGAGGAAATCGTGAGTGTGCCTGATGCCAAATACACCAAAGGGGAGTTCGAG GTGGTGATGAGGGTGGTCCAGCTCCTGCCCGACGGTCACCGGATGAAGAAGGAGGTGGACATGGCCCTGGACACCGTCAGTGAGACCATGACACCCATGCACTACCACCTCCGAGAAATCATCATCTGCACCTACCGGCAG GGGAGGTCGGGCAAGGATGAGAAGGAGACGCAGACGCTGCAGCTGAGGAGCCTGCAGTACCTGGAGCGCTACATCTACCTGATCCTCTTCAACGCCTACCTGCACCTGGAGAAGAGGGACTCCTGGCAGCGGCCCTTCAGCCTCTGGATGCGCGAG